Proteins encoded in a region of the Sulfurimonas marina genome:
- a CDS encoding cold-shock protein: protein MATQVNGTIKWFNKDKGFGFIGQDNGGEDVFVHYRQLSNYDDRTSLNDGQKVIFEIGQGTKGPQAENVRLS from the coding sequence ATGGCAACTCAAGTAAATGGAACTATTAAATGGTTCAATAAAGACAAAGGTTTCGGTTTTATCGGACAAGACAATGGTGGTGAAGATGTATTTGTACATTACCGTCAACTAAGTAATTATGATGATAGAACTTCCCTAAATGATGGTCAAAAAGTGATTTTTGAAATAGGGCAAGGAACAAAAGGTCCACAGGCTGAGAACGTTAGACTCTCATAA
- a CDS encoding putative bifunctional diguanylate cyclase/phosphodiesterase yields the protein MLYCIAKITIKMVKKMSLKYFFKRFYFSRTQAPLLVTLGYTLTAVLWILGSSQLLSHIEDPKLIHQIEKFKGLAFVFITSGLLYVLLRSWYKRIMASHDQLKATLDTIPDLLFEVDLDGRYFDYHSSRDDLLAAPADKLIGKTIHEILPKDAADVCIEALYEANVSGSSHGKQIELLLGEEHKWFELSVARKIDLHSTKPHFIVLSRDITERKLTEEQLLKLSQAIEQNTSALMITDVQGTIEYVNAAFTRITGYTPQEAVGQNPQFLGLFKTPTNLYNDLWNHLIKGEQWSGEFINRKKNGEEYFQSIVATPIIDKNGNITNYMAVGEDITNRKKSEEQIHFLANFDPLTGLPNRVQMEDRFNYIISISRRNEHPFALMFLDLDHFKDINDSLGHKVGDELLINLSQRLKSILREEDTISRLGGDEFVLVLPDTDAHAATVIAQKLLESIHQTIVLSEYELSVTFSIGIALYPSDGNSLEVLLKNADAAMYRAKIEGRNSYRFFTEEMQQQSMRTLELSNALHHAIQNNELHLVYQPQISANSSTIIGAEALLRWNHPIFGNVSPSEFIAIAEDNGLILQIGEWVLRNAIAQTKLWIDKGLPPIIMAINLSAVQFRDTALPELIASILQEIQLPPEYLEIELTERAAMHDPEKAIVTMNKLHNQGIRMSIDDFGTGYSSLSYLKKFNIYKLKIDQSFIRDINTDAEDKAIVGAIIDMAKGLDLLTIAEGVETVSQLKFLKNQGCDEIQGYLFSKPLIPSEFESFVAERFNGSTLVS from the coding sequence ATGTTATACTGTATAGCAAAAATCACTATTAAAATGGTCAAAAAAATGAGTCTAAAATATTTTTTCAAAAGGTTTTATTTTTCTAGAACTCAAGCTCCCCTTCTGGTAACACTTGGCTATACCTTAACTGCTGTTCTTTGGATTCTTGGATCAAGTCAATTGCTGAGTCATATTGAAGACCCAAAACTTATTCATCAAATCGAAAAGTTTAAAGGACTCGCTTTTGTTTTTATCACTTCCGGATTGCTTTATGTACTTTTGCGAAGCTGGTATAAGCGTATCATGGCATCGCACGATCAATTGAAAGCAACTCTCGATACCATACCAGACCTGCTTTTTGAGGTCGATCTGGATGGGCGCTATTTTGACTATCATTCTTCTCGAGATGATCTTCTTGCAGCTCCAGCTGATAAGCTGATTGGAAAAACCATTCATGAAATACTTCCAAAAGATGCCGCTGATGTCTGTATTGAAGCTTTGTACGAAGCCAATGTAAGTGGTTCATCCCATGGAAAACAAATTGAATTGTTACTTGGAGAAGAGCATAAATGGTTTGAACTCTCAGTTGCACGAAAAATCGATCTACATTCAACAAAGCCCCATTTTATTGTCCTCTCACGTGACATCACCGAGCGTAAATTAACCGAAGAACAGCTTCTTAAACTTTCACAGGCAATTGAGCAAAATACGAGTGCTTTGATGATTACTGACGTTCAGGGAACAATCGAATATGTGAATGCTGCTTTTACGCGTATAACTGGATATACACCCCAAGAAGCTGTTGGTCAAAATCCTCAATTTCTGGGTTTATTTAAAACTCCAACTAATCTCTATAATGATTTGTGGAACCATCTGATTAAAGGAGAACAATGGTCAGGGGAATTTATCAACCGTAAAAAGAATGGAGAAGAATATTTTCAATCAATCGTAGCAACGCCAATTATAGATAAAAATGGGAATATAACCAATTATATGGCCGTAGGAGAAGATATCACGAATAGAAAAAAATCGGAAGAACAAATCCATTTCCTCGCGAATTTTGATCCATTAACCGGTTTGCCAAATCGTGTACAGATGGAAGATCGTTTTAACTACATAATAAGCATTTCACGACGAAATGAACATCCATTTGCATTAATGTTCCTCGATTTAGACCATTTCAAAGACATTAACGATTCGTTAGGACATAAAGTGGGAGATGAGCTCTTGATCAATCTTTCTCAACGACTCAAATCAATCCTCAGAGAGGAGGATACTATTTCGCGGCTAGGGGGAGACGAATTTGTCCTAGTTCTTCCTGATACAGATGCTCATGCTGCAACGGTTATTGCGCAAAAACTCTTAGAGAGCATTCATCAAACTATTGTTTTAAGCGAATACGAATTGAGTGTCACCTTTTCAATAGGAATAGCTCTCTATCCCAGTGATGGAAATTCACTTGAAGTTCTATTAAAAAATGCTGATGCAGCGATGTATCGTGCCAAAATTGAAGGCAGAAACAGCTACCGCTTTTTTACAGAAGAGATGCAACAACAATCGATGCGGACCCTAGAACTCAGTAATGCACTTCACCATGCCATACAGAACAATGAACTTCATTTGGTTTACCAGCCTCAGATATCAGCGAATTCATCAACTATCATAGGAGCAGAAGCATTGCTACGATGGAACCACCCAATCTTTGGAAATGTTTCTCCATCTGAATTTATTGCGATAGCTGAAGACAATGGATTGATTCTTCAGATAGGAGAATGGGTATTACGTAATGCGATCGCGCAAACAAAATTATGGATAGATAAAGGTCTGCCACCAATTATTATGGCAATCAATCTTTCCGCTGTACAGTTTCGTGATACGGCTCTTCCCGAGCTTATTGCATCGATTCTTCAAGAGATACAACTTCCTCCTGAATACCTCGAAATTGAGCTCACCGAAAGAGCAGCAATGCATGATCCGGAGAAGGCAATTGTTACTATGAACAAACTTCATAATCAGGGTATTCGAATGTCGATTGACGATTTTGGGACAGGCTATTCAAGTTTAAGTTACCTTAAAAAATTCAATATTTACAAACTAAAAATCGATCAGTCATTCATTCGAGACATCAATACCGATGCTGAAGATAAAGCGATTGTTGGAGCAATTATTGACATGGCTAAAGGGCTTGACCTTCTAACAATAGCTGAAGGGGTAGAAACCGTTTCCCAGCTAAAATTTTTAAAAAATCAAGGATGTGATGAAATTCAAGGGTACTTATTCAGCAAACCGCTGATTCCAAGCGAATTTGAATCTTTTGTTGCTGAAAGATTTAATGGGTCTACTCTTGTATCATGA
- a CDS encoding YbgC/FadM family acyl-CoA thioesterase has protein sequence MQIRVYYEDTDTGGIVYHSNYLNFCERARSQAFFDKGLMPYLEDGHFVARKIIADYFKSAKLGDVLEVKTELTQMKAASFTLKQTVYKEDEKLFELEILLAHISFEGAPKKIDKETKELILSLF, from the coding sequence ATGCAAATAAGGGTCTATTATGAAGATACAGATACAGGTGGTATAGTGTATCATTCAAACTATTTAAACTTTTGTGAAAGAGCCAGAAGTCAGGCTTTTTTTGACAAAGGTTTAATGCCATACTTAGAAGATGGGCATTTTGTTGCTCGAAAAATTATTGCAGATTATTTTAAAAGTGCAAAACTTGGTGATGTTTTAGAAGTAAAAACGGAGCTGACACAGATGAAAGCGGCCTCTTTTACACTTAAACAAACAGTGTATAAAGAGGATGAAAAGTTATTTGAGTTGGAGATACTTTTAGCTCATATCTCTTTTGAAGGGGCACCTAAAAAGATCGATAAAGAAACGAAAGAATTAATCCTCTCTCTCTTCTAA
- a CDS encoding uracil-DNA glycosylase has protein sequence MVVTLKSFQNLVLLQNLYRLKHIGFEYIDHFEVNEKKNYEKARTLEELVSNIRSCYLCDLSKSRTQSMSGFGNQNASLFILDYAVSQVQDTENNYFAGRSGETLKKMIENVLELSTDSIYMTHAIKCKPLQSNKPSESEWSSCKHYLFSQLEFVSPKIIVTLGEDAYIHLTGDTNNFESVRGHVIDFKGYKLIPIYHPQYLLRNPESKKITLNDLKTIKSCL, from the coding sequence ATGGTGGTAACATTGAAATCTTTCCAAAATCTTGTTTTATTACAAAATCTATACAGATTAAAACATATTGGGTTTGAATATATTGACCACTTCGAAGTAAATGAGAAAAAAAACTATGAAAAAGCAAGAACTCTGGAAGAACTGGTTTCAAACATTCGTTCCTGTTATCTGTGTGATCTCAGTAAATCTAGAACGCAAAGCATGAGCGGCTTCGGAAATCAAAATGCTTCGCTGTTTATACTTGATTATGCCGTTTCCCAGGTACAAGATACTGAAAACAACTATTTTGCGGGCAGAAGCGGAGAGACTTTAAAAAAGATGATCGAAAATGTGTTGGAGCTGAGTACAGATTCCATCTACATGACTCATGCAATTAAATGTAAACCGCTTCAAAGCAATAAACCTTCAGAGTCTGAATGGAGTTCTTGTAAACATTACCTTTTTTCTCAGTTGGAGTTTGTTTCACCAAAAATTATAGTCACGTTAGGGGAAGATGCATATATCCATCTAACAGGTGATACAAATAACTTTGAGAGTGTCAGAGGACATGTAATAGACTTTAAAGGATACAAACTTATCCCTATCTATCATCCTCAGTATCTCCTAAGAAATCCGGAATCTAAAAAGATCACATTAAATGATTTAAAAACTATAAAGAGTTGTTTATGA
- a CDS encoding EAL domain-containing protein: MAKTNEKLKLNRFKIKSSTEVMDVINEVKRCCSTIPLFHIASYIHNTVLVQNLIRELDKNFPDAKVVLLKHDDRNITTLSVYDYDVKENENTSDEILDQLYTMYDKTHNNIDEYRNQLFLRYFTDHLTNLPNLYQLRKDLQNDEENNTLVLIKIDNFQTINNFYGFVVGDYVIEYVSTFLKEIFDETSIYRLSGTEFSVILDDTYDFYRLKAYLSELYKSLQNLVITYQDIHIFVNFTLSSSVSQDNFNLFSKVSMALKYAEDHSLPFWIYEDSMNFENEYEKNLQLSQVVREAINSNRIVPYYQAIYDNHQGVVNKYECLARLVDKDNNVISPQVFIPVAKSLKIYNKVTEIIIDKAFKEFENNDHEVSINLSIEDIMNNEVFEYIVNKIKNFPEPSRITFELLESEAILDFRKVGRFIEEIKRRGAKIAIDDFGSGYSNFSHIINLKVDYIKIDGSLIEKIGTDKTSLIAVETIVALAKKLGVQTVAEYVVSSTILTQVKNLGIDYSQGFYIDRPSLTFAEASPL, from the coding sequence ATGGCAAAAACAAATGAAAAATTAAAATTAAATCGTTTTAAGATCAAATCCTCCACGGAAGTAATGGATGTGATCAATGAAGTAAAAAGATGTTGTAGCACTATACCGTTGTTTCATATAGCATCATATATACATAACACTGTTTTAGTTCAAAACTTAATACGGGAACTTGATAAAAACTTTCCGGATGCCAAGGTAGTTCTTTTAAAACATGATGATAGAAATATTACAACTTTAAGTGTATATGACTATGATGTAAAAGAGAATGAGAATACTAGTGATGAGATTTTAGACCAACTCTACACAATGTATGATAAGACTCATAATAATATTGACGAGTATAGAAACCAACTCTTTTTAAGATATTTTACCGACCACTTAACAAATCTCCCAAACTTGTATCAATTAAGAAAAGATCTTCAAAATGATGAAGAGAATAACACTTTAGTACTTATAAAGATCGATAATTTTCAAACTATTAACAACTTTTACGGTTTTGTAGTCGGGGATTATGTAATCGAGTATGTTAGTACATTTTTAAAAGAGATCTTCGATGAAACTTCCATCTATAGACTCTCAGGAACAGAGTTCTCTGTAATCTTGGATGATACGTATGATTTTTACAGATTAAAAGCGTACTTGAGTGAACTTTATAAGTCATTGCAAAACTTGGTAATTACTTATCAGGATATTCATATCTTTGTTAATTTCACTTTGTCATCGTCTGTCTCACAAGATAACTTTAACCTTTTTTCAAAAGTCTCTATGGCACTAAAATATGCAGAGGACCATTCCCTGCCGTTTTGGATCTATGAAGACTCTATGAACTTTGAAAATGAGTATGAAAAAAACTTACAGCTCTCACAAGTTGTAAGAGAAGCGATCAATAGCAACAGAATCGTGCCGTATTATCAAGCTATTTACGATAACCATCAAGGTGTTGTAAACAAGTATGAATGTCTTGCACGTTTAGTTGATAAAGACAATAATGTTATCTCCCCGCAGGTTTTTATACCGGTTGCCAAAAGTTTAAAGATCTACAACAAAGTAACAGAGATTATAATTGACAAAGCTTTTAAAGAGTTTGAAAATAACGATCATGAAGTGAGTATAAACCTCTCTATAGAAGATATAATGAACAATGAGGTCTTTGAATATATTGTTAATAAAATTAAAAACTTTCCTGAACCGTCCCGAATTACGTTTGAGCTTTTAGAATCTGAAGCGATTTTAGACTTTAGAAAAGTGGGCAGGTTTATAGAGGAGATCAAAAGAAGGGGAGCGAAAATTGCGATTGACGATTTTGGAAGCGGATACTCTAACTTCTCCCATATTATTAATCTTAAAGTTGATTATATTAAGATTGACGGCTCATTGATCGAGAAAATAGGTACTGACAAAACTTCTCTTATTGCGGTTGAAACTATCGTAGCACTTGCTAAGAAACTCGGTGTACAAACAGTGGCTGAATATGTGGTTTCAAGTACTATATTGACACAAGTAAAAAATCTCGGTATCGATTATTCTCAAGGTTTCTATATTGACCGACCATCACTCACATTTGCAGAGGCTTCACCGTTGTAA
- a CDS encoding response regulator, producing the protein MILLFVLMGITIGAKILSDAKNTLIQQRYQELEIATQIKKRSIERYIKFNIIELELLAKNTQLIDFTSYLLNTQKQTDSKQSQELFLQNDKYFKNYTRLHELYDLFIIDAKDGNIIYTALKEPDLGKSVLSSPGLKTTKLAVAFAEALQTKKIYLSDMGIYTISGTKPFLFGAIPITDKNGELLAVAAMQIPYENISRFVNIVGEELVSKEAYLVGEDYVVKSSTLHNGAQPSFFNTFSKSESFRIHSDVVEQALQSESKVFIQGLDYDYQEVIAVSVPIKMGGLHYHLITKVDLDEVLAPYHNDVKKIVFLIVLTILGATFLMTMIVNEIMKNVSYINENAKNISQGNFATNSSPKLYMELEPINQMLLKQTHVLRSLTSSVNEIKDAIEHSEYEKRIDSSEFEGAFAETIETINVLLEKLYDAIWFQSGVAHLMNETALVEDVENISKTALEFLSSYLNIPMAALYVYDELNEILTLKASYAYQKSSYFKEFFELGEGSVGESALEKKRLALHIDDIKNLKINTAILSVTPTMILCEPIIYKQRLIGVIEFALIDKLSDRKIYFLSEAIHSFASILYPAIQSDVTKELLAQTQEQKAELQNQSEELKQSNVMLEEQQQNLEVLAQDLQIKNGELQQTQDQLLFKNTELERANRYKSEFFANMSHELRTPLNAIILLSKLLVDDLKATEDEEVVKKIGIIHKSGNDLLRLINDILDFAKSESGKLELHNTVFLLDTLVTELHQEFDYLAQEKSLEFSISNEYKGEFEADYDKLLQVLRNLLSNAFKFTDKGSVTVSIFEDEIQNKLVFLVTDTGIGISKEQQYIIFDPFRQADGSSSRKYGGTGLGLSISKEFIAMMGGEIVLESSSEKGSQFKITIPLRQIKKAELTNSSNKNSIETTVLEQPAKKSSKASVNLAGKTILIVDDDVRNIFALSSLFEKTGANVENAFNGIEALETLKKEKIDIVLMDIMMPEMDGYETIKKIRKEMGLENLPIIVISAKAMKEDIERALEVGANEYLTKPIEFENLERMVESWLYKR; encoded by the coding sequence ATGATCTTATTATTTGTCCTGATGGGGATAACCATCGGGGCAAAGATATTGTCTGATGCAAAAAACACTTTGATACAACAAAGGTATCAGGAGTTGGAGATTGCAACCCAGATAAAAAAACGCTCTATAGAGCGTTATATAAAATTCAACATAATAGAGTTAGAACTTCTCGCAAAAAACACCCAACTTATAGATTTTACTTCATATCTTCTAAATACTCAAAAACAGACCGATTCCAAACAATCTCAAGAGCTTTTTCTCCAAAATGACAAATATTTTAAAAACTATACACGTTTACATGAGTTATATGACCTGTTTATTATTGATGCAAAAGATGGAAATATTATATATACAGCGTTAAAAGAACCTGATTTAGGAAAAAGTGTACTCTCTTCACCTGGATTAAAAACGACAAAACTAGCAGTTGCATTTGCAGAAGCACTGCAGACAAAAAAAATATACTTAAGCGATATGGGGATCTATACGATAAGCGGAACGAAACCTTTTCTTTTCGGTGCAATCCCTATAACCGATAAAAACGGAGAGCTCTTAGCAGTAGCTGCTATGCAAATACCATATGAGAATATTTCACGTTTTGTAAATATTGTCGGAGAGGAGCTTGTCAGTAAAGAAGCTTATTTAGTGGGTGAAGATTATGTTGTAAAAAGTTCTACTCTCCATAACGGAGCACAGCCCTCTTTTTTTAATACTTTCAGTAAGTCAGAAAGTTTTAGAATCCACTCTGATGTTGTGGAGCAGGCGTTACAAAGTGAAAGTAAAGTATTTATACAAGGTTTGGATTATGATTATCAAGAAGTGATAGCCGTTAGTGTACCTATTAAGATGGGAGGACTCCATTATCATTTGATCACAAAAGTAGATCTCGATGAGGTTTTAGCCCCATATCATAATGATGTAAAGAAAATTGTTTTTCTTATTGTTTTAACTATCTTAGGTGCAACTTTTTTAATGACTATGATTGTAAATGAGATTATGAAAAATGTTTCATATATCAATGAAAATGCAAAAAATATTTCACAAGGAAATTTTGCAACAAACTCATCACCAAAACTTTATATGGAACTTGAGCCCATCAATCAAATGCTTCTCAAGCAAACACATGTCTTACGATCTTTAACAAGTTCAGTAAATGAGATCAAAGATGCCATTGAACATTCAGAATATGAAAAACGGATAGACTCCAGTGAATTTGAAGGTGCATTTGCAGAAACGATAGAGACAATAAACGTACTTTTAGAGAAGCTGTATGATGCTATATGGTTTCAAAGCGGTGTTGCACATTTGATGAATGAAACGGCCTTGGTTGAAGATGTTGAAAATATTTCAAAAACTGCTTTAGAGTTTTTATCTTCATATCTTAATATACCGATGGCAGCATTATATGTTTATGATGAACTCAATGAAATACTTACACTCAAAGCTTCTTATGCCTATCAAAAATCGTCATACTTTAAAGAGTTCTTTGAACTGGGTGAGGGGAGTGTAGGGGAAAGTGCTCTGGAGAAAAAACGTTTAGCTTTACATATAGACGATATTAAAAACTTAAAAATAAACACTGCAATACTCTCTGTAACTCCAACAATGATTCTTTGTGAACCGATTATCTATAAACAGCGACTTATCGGAGTGATAGAGTTCGCTTTAATAGATAAGTTGTCAGATCGGAAGATATACTTCTTATCTGAAGCTATACACTCTTTTGCTTCTATTTTATATCCGGCTATACAGTCAGATGTAACTAAAGAACTTCTTGCACAAACACAAGAGCAAAAAGCGGAGTTACAAAATCAAAGTGAAGAGTTAAAACAGTCAAACGTAATGCTTGAGGAACAGCAACAAAATCTTGAAGTTTTAGCACAAGATCTGCAGATAAAAAACGGTGAGTTGCAACAGACGCAAGATCAACTTTTATTTAAAAATACAGAACTTGAGCGAGCGAATCGTTATAAGAGTGAATTTTTTGCAAATATGAGTCATGAGTTACGTACGCCTCTCAATGCAATAATACTATTATCAAAACTTCTTGTAGACGATCTCAAAGCTACCGAAGATGAAGAGGTTGTTAAAAAAATAGGGATAATTCATAAGTCAGGAAACGATCTGCTTCGCTTGATCAATGACATTTTGGATTTTGCAAAGAGTGAGTCAGGAAAACTGGAATTGCATAACACAGTTTTTTTACTGGACACTCTTGTTACTGAACTGCATCAGGAATTTGATTATCTGGCACAGGAAAAGTCACTGGAGTTTTCAATTTCCAATGAGTATAAAGGGGAGTTTGAAGCAGATTACGATAAGCTCTTACAAGTGTTGCGAAATTTACTCTCTAATGCATTTAAATTTACAGATAAGGGATCGGTAACGGTCAGTATATTTGAAGATGAGATACAAAACAAACTAGTGTTTTTAGTAACAGATACGGGAATAGGTATCTCTAAAGAGCAGCAATATATTATCTTCGATCCGTTCCGTCAAGCAGATGGTTCAAGCAGTAGAAAGTATGGCGGTACAGGTTTGGGTCTCTCAATTAGTAAAGAGTTTATTGCTATGATGGGTGGTGAGATTGTACTTGAAAGCTCATCGGAGAAAGGGAGCCAGTTTAAAATTACAATTCCGTTACGCCAAATAAAGAAAGCGGAGTTAACGAATAGTTCTAATAAAAATAGTATTGAAACAACTGTACTTGAACAGCCTGCTAAGAAGAGTTCCAAAGCATCTGTTAATTTAGCGGGAAAAACTATCTTGATAGTTGATGATGATGTAAGAAATATTTTTGCCCTCTCATCTCTTTTTGAAAAAACAGGTGCGAATGTGGAAAATGCTTTTAACGGTATAGAAGCTTTAGAAACTTTAAAAAAAGAGAAGATAGACATTGTATTAATGGATATAATGATGCCGGAGATGGATGGGTATGAAACGATTAAAAAGATTCGTAAAG